Proteins encoded together in one Deinococcus irradiatisoli window:
- a CDS encoding RluA family pseudouridine synthase, with amino-acid sequence MSFAAPAPERPRIVTEHPDFYIVAKPALWLTHPVRARVDVPDVLSFLQQETGEAGVAPPHRLDRETSGAQVFSRDSDSARRFFTLFKEHLVGKTYLAIVHGEPAWDEYTLDAPLGSLGLSGSNRIQIRQAVTPDGKPAATAFRVVARKPGFTLLHAFPRSGRLHQIRAHLSHLGLPMVGDKIYGRDSEVFLEFMQTGQTERLTRRLLLPRQALHAHSVAFNWSGAAFRSEVPLAPDLQAFWDGLPPEG; translated from the coding sequence ATGAGTTTCGCTGCCCCCGCGCCGGAGCGCCCGCGCATCGTCACCGAGCACCCGGATTTCTACATAGTCGCCAAGCCCGCGCTGTGGCTGACCCATCCGGTGCGGGCGCGGGTGGACGTGCCGGACGTGCTGAGTTTCCTGCAGCAGGAAACCGGAGAAGCGGGCGTGGCGCCGCCACACCGCCTCGACCGCGAAACCAGCGGCGCGCAGGTGTTCTCGCGCGACAGTGACAGCGCCCGGCGATTTTTCACCCTCTTCAAGGAGCATCTGGTGGGCAAGACCTACCTGGCGATCGTTCACGGCGAACCGGCCTGGGACGAGTACACCCTCGACGCGCCGCTGGGCTCCCTGGGGCTGAGCGGCAGCAACCGCATTCAGATTCGCCAGGCCGTGACGCCGGACGGCAAACCGGCCGCCACGGCCTTCAGGGTGGTGGCGCGCAAACCCGGCTTCACGCTGCTGCACGCTTTTCCGCGCTCGGGGCGGCTGCACCAGATCCGGGCCCACCTCTCGCACCTGGGCCTGCCGATGGTGGGCGACAAAATCTACGGGCGCGACAGTGAGGTCTTTCTGGAATTCATGCAGACCGGGCAAACCGAGCGCCTCACCCGCCGCCTGTTGCTGCCGCGTCAGGCGCTGCATGCCCACAGCGTCGCCTTCAACTGGTCGGGGGCGGCGTTCCGGTCTGAGGTGCCGCTGGCCCCTGATCTGCAGGCCTTCTGGGACGGGCTGCCGCCTGAGGGGTAA